The DNA segment CCAACGTGAATGAACCATTTTTGATAATGTTCACTGAGCATTGGATTCATCCTCAATTtgagtagtttttgaaaataaaaggggggggggagagagagagagaggagtgagGTTGAGGAGAGAGGAGAGGAGAAAGAAATTTCTCCTTTGAAAACTGAAGAAACTTTTCTTGCTTCGCATTCTAGTAAACTAATTCTAGATAATATTTGAGTGACAACCTATATTTTCGATCGATAAGGAAAAATAGGGAGAGAATAAGTATTGAACTAAGTATATGAACATTGGAGATATATATATTCCCATTCAATGATTTTTCTGTCGATTTACATGgtatatcaatgaatgaattactACAGTATTCGAGTTGCACTGTTGCTCTTCTTCATTAGAGCCTTGTTATACCGTTAACACAAACTTCGTatacattgatttttgaaagCTCTTGTTGTTACTGGAAAAAGTGAAAGGAAGATATAAATCATTGTTGCTATAAAAGTGATGGGAAACATTAAACGTTACAAGATTGAATACCTTTCTATAATGTGAGACTATAATATTGTGTACGTAGTAGCTTCAGCATGTCATAGGATGAGAAACATTTTCGTATTTACATAGCGTTATGTTATGCTGGTTGGCAAGCTGTAGAGCCAGAGCTGCGTATGGAAGATGGTGAACCTTATTTGAACGGAAGAATAGATTAGAGAAGAGATCATAAAGAAGAGAACAGGTGGTGGTAGGTGAAGTTGTGGTGGACAGGTGTTGGACGGAGTAGCAAAGTGGTACGTGAGAGAAAGAGCCGAGTCTGTTTAGTTTAGAGAGAAGAAGCTCCAGCAGCAGTGGAAGCATCAGTGAAAACTATGACGTTGAGAAAGTGACACACATCCCATACCATCCAGTCAGCCGGATCTCGAATTAGGAGGAGCCCCCTCCGTGGGGGCCCCCGCTGTTGGGGGGGGGGCGGTCACCCGGACACGGATCGACACACATACTTTCCTTCCCCCCCCTTCCAACCCACCTCCTCCTGTTTATTGTCCTCCTCAcatgacaataaattgattgtttgTTGCGAGTAGGTAGGTATAGCGTTGATCGATTGCTTTACCAAATGAGAGCCTTTGATGATCGGATAGAGAGTATGGAGCTCGGGCTGATTGATTACTGATGTAATGGTGTCTTGGTATAATTTTCAAACACATCACTCTGTAatcattcaatttgatttggAATTTGAATTTGTGCAGGTCCCGTTAGTTTGAATTGTGGCTGTTAGATGAACGTGTGGGATTATAGATCCACATATTTACAACTTATGAGCAGCAGACTTCCAGGAGATGATAATGATAACCAAGTTCTAGGTATTCAGAGTTCAAAGTCAGCAGTGGAATTTTCCAGTTCCACTAGTAGTCATGAATGATGATAACAATAGATGTTAATCATTGTTCACTTACAAGTCAATCTTCAAGGATAaggattatttttcaaaatcttgtttacaataatattattacagatTTATCGTGAAGATGTAGTTGATTAAATCAGTTTTTAGCAAAAAccaattgaacataatattatgcAATACCGTTGTTGACAGTCTGTTCTTCAGACTGTCAGAGTTCTCAGATCGCAACTGGACCTCTGTGTCTTTAGGGCCTGCTTTAGTTTGTTTTAGGGCCTCATACTATAAGTACTCAACTATACTGTCCTTAAAAGCTATCGATATCGATGGTCTTCAATGTGCTTATCATCTACTTCAATGTGCAAGTTCCGAAATTGATTAATCAATAATAGTTAATGGAATTTATTGCCGGGCGTGCTGGTCTGCTGTTTTTGAGCGTTACAAACCATTTCAGTCTGCTAACACCGCCTGGTTCGTGGATTCGAACGCTACCGTTAGCAtgtacgtttgatcatctcatcaaataaAACACCTACTTTCCATTACCTACGCACAatcaaaaagctcatgtggtcATCAAgccatccgcaataaaaaatatataaaattgaataataatatgatctggattgaaataaaatattctcaaaCCAGTTTCTTGTATGGTTTAGTATTTAAAGTAATGGTATTATGAACCAATTCATTAGGAGAAAAATACGATAGTGAGAGTATcgttattcaataaacttcaaaagAGAAAGTGTGGGAACATTAACCGATTCTGTTAATACAAGTTGACATGAAGTATATGGATTTTTTGATAAGATAATAACTGTAAAACACTAATGTACATCTACGATGATAATATTGCTGTTTAGTCCAGTCtacgaaagattatagaatgaaacgtttggaacacaatttttagCCCGCAACTCTTTTAAGGACAGTAAGGGgttaaacatatcaaaagtcctcacttaTACCCTCTGTGCTAAGGGGTTGGAGGAGGTTTGAAAGTacgaaattttgttttttttgcatatatctcgaacaataagCGTCTTTGGGGAATTTTGTAAagtacaaaattaaagcttataaattagcctacaagtttcatctgTATTATTTCTCCATGTTTCTCAAAATTTTCTAGATATGAGCTCTCGAAGgtgtcacattttgaagaaaccCCTCCGGCctcgattttttaatatttttggccttataactttcTAACGATTAATCGAAAGaatccgtgctaatcatgaCCATGATTAAAACTACCAACTAAAACTGAACGTATACACTATTAATGTAGCTATCACACATATTTCTGTGTGAAACGTTTTTGGCATGAGGACGAGCTGACGATACACACTGGAGTGCGATTAGAATGGGAACAAGTGGGTACAGTACGGTCCACCTTGACCCTGTAACCAGAAGAAAGGAGTACTTGCCTAACGGAACTGAAGTCAACAGACTCTGACTGCATTTCTCCACCTCTGCGCAGTCTTCTGCGCACTTCGCTGGTACCGTATATAAGAGAATACCGCCACACCTTGTTGGCAATCTTCCGGCTTGTACCATTGGATAACTCACGAATTCATGAATTTAAAGTCCAATAGCTACCCACTTACCTTACTAGCACTTGATTACTAACCAGCCACTCTACGGTTAAATGGAGGTTGTCATAATCATGATTTATGGGGACTTGAAGATTTTCAATTAGTTAATTGTATATTATGAACTgaaacattcaatttttcaaatgaatagttTGGCCTTCCAGTACACCTGACCCAGTTACGATGGAGaagttcaatttgaaaaatattttagagcCATCACACCTGGAAGAATATTAGTCATCACTAAGTGATTAATTTCCAGTCTCCTAAGTTCTCCTGGGCGTGGTTTGAGTATGGGATATGTAATTATGTGATAGCATATTGTCTTTGGTAATAAACAGGTAAATAATGGATTTGTAACCTATATAATGAGAAGTCAGGGAATAcatcaacaaaaaatataaatttacacGTACAATatgcttaaggctgtgcaaaggctaaagaTAAACTTCCTACTCGTGatagttttcaaagtttttcgatttgtatatcatcaagctatcaaaatgaacaagttttctcaggaaattttttttccgatcattaattttcGAGGTATGAGTGCCTAAAGTTTAAGTTTTTGggtcagaacatttcaaattcggtgaaagataaatccatgagaaaaaatgttttcctgagaaaactttttcattttgatagcttgatgaaatacaaatctaaaaactttgaaaaatatcacgagtaaaaagtttatttttgcctttgcacagccttgttTTGTAGGCTACTTACAGTCAACATCTGATATAGCACAATTACACGGATCAATTATAAGAGCATTAAATATTAGCTACACAATTGGATTTCCACACCCCCTTCATCAATGTTTTCCcacaattattgtaataacaTCCAGGTTGAGGAAAGAATTCATATTACTGCATTTGATAGATGATCATTGCTTATCATCAAATGTCATCTAAATTGTTGTCAGTccaataactattatttcttcGACTCAAATTATAGTGTGACAATTAAGATTCTTGAATGACAGACGCTGGCCTATCAAGTAATTTCAAGGGAATATCGATCTAAATTGAGAATTGGGTGGTAGGATTCACCTTAGATTTATTCATTGTTAATAACTTCgatgctttccattcaatcaatgttGATAGTGAATTTCAATATAGTAACCCCATCAGTGCTCTAACTAGGACAAATTATTGTCATATTAATTACTGCCTTTTTAATGGGTGGTTCATGCAAACACATTTTGGATGGATTAAAAATAGTGAGACAAGGGTTTTCtgaattaatcatataatcaaatataattactCATTTATAAtcgaattaaaattcattcaattgaagatttctattgataataatgcTCTCGATTTCAATATTCACTCACTGACTTAGTAAATccaatgaaaaatacaatattgcagCAGTCAAATTATTTGACAATTAGTCTAAGTaatggaaaaaatgtttatAATCATTCGCAAACTCACATTGAACAGGTTCATTCTCAATTGTTATTACGTTGAGCCTCTGCTATATTTTGTCACTCTCCTCAATTGTTATTACGTAAAACCTCTGCTATATTTTATCACTCTCCCGATCTTATCACTGTAAATAGAGAATAAATAAGTGTAAGTAGAAGATGGTAAAACACTTACTTTGTCCTTTGgtgatattattatcattcacatCCTTTATTTCTCTAATCCAATCCAAGTCGTTTGGATTCTCAATTGGAATATCGATTTTCACTCTCAGGATTTGTCTCTCTGATTTGTTATCTGCAAAAATAAGGAAACTTTTTATTGCAACCTGTAGTTGAAAACTAGAAGATTTTTCTATTCCAATACAGCAGAGTATTTCTGTTTCATAGCGAcagattttttcaaagattGTTGCATTTACAATAGAATAATATCTCGTTTAACTTCGACTAGAAAAATATCGAGCCTGCTAATTAATGGAGGAAAGAATGATGAATGATGGATCATGAAGGAAAGGATGATACAAGAATGTCAGGagaaaagaatcaatcaatacatCGTTAACGTGCTGAATTGTAGACTTTTCAGATTATATGACTgtaaaattacaaatatgaaTTACTGTGGAAACACAGAAAATGGTTCAACTAATAAGGAACACcattctatataattattacagccatgttgtgaaaaacatgttACGTGGAGTCATTTTCCAAGGATTTTCCGTAACAACTCACATGAGTCCCATCAGAGGCATTTGTATTCTTGTATTACTGAGAAGATCTCATAATTagtattttgagaaaattaagGGCACGGAAAGCTATGCAGAATTCCAAAAAAATGCAGAATTCGAGaatattgaagataatattcTTATCACATATTCATTCCAATTCAAAGAATGTATGACACAGGATGCGATATCAAATACAAATACTATACAATAAACGAGTTACTTCTATTATTTGGAAAAAGTGAGTTAAGAGTCATGTGAGATGGGTTTTCACAATCTGATGCCATTACCATCTGGAGCAGATGTATGATTATTCTAGTGATATCTGTTGTTTTGACAATCTTCAAATTCTGATAAGAGAGGGAAGGAACGTATAATTTTTGATCAACCCTACAGTAACAGTTATTGTTATCAACCCTAAATATCGTTACAGTGTACCTATTTCAATTCCTCTACATCATATGCTATgtaatttaaattcatcacaCATGTTTCTCGAGGAAGAACTCAAATCTAGATTCTTCAATCTTCAAAAGTAAACATGTTGACATGAGCAAGAATAATGTAACTGGAGGAATTAGTTTTTCAATCACCACTCTTATCAATTTAATGACAAGTTATggataataatcttattattttgGTAGGATTGAAAATGCGCAAAACTTCAGGTCTTTACAATCCTGTGTTCACTCTTCAGTTGTAGCGCAATCTAGAGGTGGAAAGCGGATTGAAGTATGCGATTTGCAGTCCACTAGCTATTGCCATCTACAGGAGATGAACCGAACTAATAAAAACTGCTAAAAGGAGTACGATATTTAGCGTTGTTAACAATATTGGAAACAATAATCTTCAACATTTTATGATGTTActtgattataaaaaaattgtggAATGCTCTTATATGCTTTTCCTcattcaaacattgaaaaatattagttGTGGctgataaatattataatcacgattttttgcaattcatttttctaaacaATGATTATTCCCTCAGAATATTAGATATTTGACTTGTATTTACCCGAATTCGTTGACTGACTTTGTATCTCTCAAATGGGAAATCGACTGTCGCACTAAAGCTTCTCAAATTCCCCCTCTCAAATTCTTTAATATATTCATTAAAAGGTCTATTCTCTTAAGCCTCTAATCATCAACcagatgaaaaataatgtattgTATCGAAACTACAGTATTTCTTTTAGAATTTTTCCCCGAAGTCACTGATAACTTTGTACTTATCttaaaaaccaaaaatattttatgtgaTGGAAAAATTATGTGAAGCAAGATATGAGTTATCTCTAGACTCTAGTCTAGACTAAATAAGAACTAAAATAAATTCGAGTGATCTACTGGTGAATTCCCTTCACCATTTCAGAAAATAACTGGCAAATTGTGTAGTATTTcacaattcattggaaatatgAACTTCCAAACAAAATTCAGCTTCCCATAAAGTGAAATTCCAACAATAGGATGAAATCGATACTCATTTCGTGAATtatattgattctattagattgattaGTAAACGATAGAGATGCGTGGAGGTTGATAGTTGCGGAGGCCAAGGTTCACCATGGGCTGTAGCGCCATacaagaagaagattgattagGGATAAGAAGGTTAAGCTATGAGATAAATcatttttcatagaaaatgTCGTATCTAAACTAAAAAccttcaaatttaaaaaatgaagacCTAGAATGAATGTATAGTATgtattgtggatttgtgttTTCAAGTTACATTATTTTGATGTAGATAGTTTATGAAAAGATAGTGGAGGCAACAGTGAAggctttttctttttctatgtGAAATTGGTGAGAATTCCTTGATctgtataaatttatttttttaatattgattatCGCTGTCTCATTATCACAATAAGGTGACAAGATAGTAATAGTAAAGTGAATTCAATATATTAGCACCATTCTCTTCAACTCTTGAACCTTCTCCAGTATGAAaatttgtggatacaattattataaatcatataaatatgatcgggaacaggcttggcccaaaactttcctattcccaaattttggtaatgaataacatgttgaaaaaataggttatgcttGAAAGTTCAAATTCACTTTGTGTCtagaaaatatatatgagctagaaattttgaatgtaGTAAGATTAGAACACCAGATTATAGtcaaatattacacttaattatcaccgcacattgaataaattttaccctgtttgtattgtattgtactcCTGTTTCGAATATTgcacatttcaagattattccACTTCAAAAGCTATGCACATATTacacaaatatataaatatttaaataacatcttgaataaatcagtggttAGAATAAAAACCAATCCAGATTATGAAACTTCAACAAGAGTGGAACTTTATGTATGAGAAAGTGCATCATGCAGTTCACCTACCTTCGTCATTGAGATCAGATCGAAAAAGCGAGGTTGTATTGCTATGAGTGTAGTACTTATTCTGTTTACCCCTCACATAGATGTTAAGCAGCTGTTTCCTCAGGTTTTTTGTCTTGTTGACTTCCTCCTCACTCAGTCCTGAAGGTCCTTTTTCAGTAAACAGTGCTTCAATCCTCCTCTTGAATGCCTTCTGAGCGTAACTCCTCTTCATCGATGATTCATCAACATTGTTGGTGTTATTCAAACTTGCTTCAAATCCTCTTTCACTATTCATTCCCTTCAGTGTTGTCCCATGTTGATTCTCTGACCGCCTCACCCGTCTTCGCACTGGTTGGTTGTTTCTTTTGATTGGTTTCTTCGTAGCTTCGTATCCATGCTTCTTTATTTTATCCTGAGAATCCACTTCATACTTTACACCACCAAGAACAACATTCTTCGATCTCGATTCCCTATGTAGATCCTTCTTCAAAGCAAGCTCCTCATTTGTAGCTGAATCGTGTGGTCTGTCCTTTTCAGATTTGAAACTTTTAGGATTGTGTGGAGTAGTTAATCCAACTCGTGATCTCACTGCATCCGCTTTAAAAAGTCTACCTATCACAGGATGTGCACTGAAATGAATTTTTTCGTTACCCTCTGCAGGAGACGAAGAACAAATCACACACGAGAAACAAACCACTAAGAACAAACTTTTGAAAACTGAATTGCAAAAACCAAAATCGTAGGTCATTGTAGCCGGAAACAGCGCGAGCTGTAAATTGAAGCGATCAAATGGCTGGAGTTCCGTGGTGACAAATGTTTTATGCTTGAGACAAAGCTAGATTATTGGCAGAAGATCACCAGCACACCGGTTCAATTGTACGATCGGATGACCGCTGGCAATCGAATTGCACGAATTGGGATCGAAGTGCAGCTGGAAACGTATTGAGCATGTCAATGACATGTTTGGCCGACTAGCACCAAACTACCAGTATTTAAAGTCAGAGAGTGTTGTGTCAAACCGGTGGGAATTTCAATTGGACAATGTCGCCACTGATTTGAATCATGCATATGCTTGTAATCCCCCGTGATACGAATTGATTTACAATTTAGATCAAAAACTCAGTTTACTTATATCGCATTCATACTCAAATTTACTATTttgtagttgacaaaaaatattattggattTAGTCTctgatctatattttattcatccttATTTCTCTAACAACTTTATTACTTGAACTCTACATTCATGGATATTATCATATCACATTGTTTCACGTCTCATGTCTCGCGTatcattgtacaaaatacagatGTTAGGTTAATACAAGGTTGATACACAAGATACAATATTATGCAGAAATTGGGCTTATCGCAAATTGCGACGCGTAGCGACGTGTCATGAC comes from the Nilaparvata lugens isolate BPH chromosome 1, ASM1435652v1, whole genome shotgun sequence genome and includes:
- the LOC111063771 gene encoding uncharacterized protein LOC111063771; this encodes MTYDFGFCNSVFKSLFLVVCFSCVICSSSPAEGNEKIHFSAHPVIGRLFKADAVRSRVGLTTPHNPKSFKSEKDRPHDSATNEELALKKDLHRESRSKNVVLGGVKYEVDSQDKIKKHGYEATKKPIKRNNQPVRRRVRRSENQHGTTLKGMNSERGFEASLNNTNNVDESSMKRSYAQKAFKRRIEALFTEKGPSGLSEEEVNKTKNLRKQLLNIYVRGKQNKYYTHSNTTSLFRSDLNDEDNKSERQILRVKIDIPIENPNDLDWIREIKDVNDNNITKGQSRTGRRRIRKVIIPLLLALKLKTALVIPLLFGAVSLIAFKGLWAGMTALAMVSALALKSLMHGKSSVTYEVRAPPPHYHMPHHVHHDYGYHHGYLHPEYHWSRNDDDSYKPQGGWRDGEASDTWLDSSSETSYSTINPDVQISEQDKQLPKTTNCSSSNSSPDKI